The following proteins are encoded in a genomic region of Opitutus sp.:
- a CDS encoding ABC transporter ATP-binding protein: MFALAWRYRSRCFVVLALQLALLTLGLSGLSLTGLGIDYLGWVLAEHHTGQTAEFPHAKFGLQLPMTWEPLHVLWLIASCILGFAVLRAGLNYLYTISINRLVQQRLVIDLRGEVYDKLQRLSFRFFDANTTGSIITRVTGDVQAVRMFLDQVMIQSVIMVVSLTIYAVYMASLHPGLTLACLATTPVLAVLSVGFSRYIQPLYQRSRESEEALVEYLAESVQGVQVTKAFGREPEDRAAFAAKNRAVIDQQQGIFWRVSLFTPAVGLLTRVNVGVLLGYGGWLVIHGQLPLGTGLVVFAGLLDQFSGQVNQVATLVNSVQQSLVGARRVFEILDAPVEVHDAPQTPACARPGGAVRFEHVSFGYSAAEPLLRDIDLDVSPGQCVAILGATGAGKSTLMSLIPRFYDPTSGRVLIGGTDVRQLRLDDLRRNIGIVFQESFLFSNTVAANIAFGHPEASQAQIEHAARIAAAHEFIVQLPQGYDTVLGESGNTLSGGQRQRLAIARAVLLEPAILLLDDPTAAIDSETEQEILSALETAMAGRTTFIVAHRLSTLRRADFIIVLEDGRIVQRGTHAELMRQAGPYLRVAQLQLVDGTERDTLLREREVLP; this comes from the coding sequence CTGTTCGCCCTCGCCTGGCGCTACCGCTCCCGCTGCTTCGTTGTCCTGGCCCTGCAACTCGCGTTGCTCACCCTCGGTCTGAGCGGGCTCAGCCTGACCGGACTCGGCATCGACTACCTCGGCTGGGTGCTCGCCGAGCACCACACCGGGCAAACCGCCGAATTCCCCCATGCCAAGTTTGGCCTGCAACTGCCGATGACCTGGGAGCCGCTCCATGTCCTGTGGTTAATCGCCAGCTGCATCCTCGGTTTTGCCGTGCTGCGCGCGGGGCTCAATTACCTGTACACGATCTCCATCAACCGCCTGGTGCAGCAGCGTCTGGTCATCGATCTGCGCGGCGAGGTCTACGATAAACTCCAGCGCCTGAGTTTTCGTTTTTTCGACGCCAACACCACCGGCTCGATCATCACCCGCGTGACCGGCGATGTGCAGGCGGTGCGCATGTTTCTCGATCAAGTGATGATCCAAAGCGTCATCATGGTCGTGTCGCTGACGATCTACGCCGTTTACATGGCGAGCCTTCACCCCGGCCTCACGCTGGCGTGCCTGGCAACCACACCGGTGTTGGCGGTGCTCTCGGTCGGTTTCTCGCGCTACATCCAACCGCTTTACCAACGCAGCCGTGAAAGCGAGGAGGCCCTGGTCGAATACCTCGCCGAGAGCGTGCAGGGCGTGCAGGTCACCAAGGCGTTCGGCCGCGAGCCCGAAGACCGTGCCGCCTTCGCCGCAAAAAACCGCGCCGTCATCGACCAGCAGCAGGGGATTTTCTGGCGCGTGAGCCTGTTCACCCCGGCGGTGGGCTTGCTCACGCGTGTCAACGTGGGGGTGCTGCTCGGCTATGGCGGCTGGCTGGTCATCCACGGCCAACTGCCGCTGGGCACCGGCCTGGTGGTGTTCGCCGGCCTGCTCGACCAGTTTTCGGGGCAGGTCAACCAGGTCGCCACCCTCGTCAACAGCGTGCAACAATCCCTGGTCGGCGCGCGGCGCGTCTTCGAAATACTCGATGCGCCCGTCGAGGTCCACGACGCGCCCCAGACTCCCGCCTGCGCCCGGCCCGGTGGCGCGGTGCGCTTCGAGCACGTCTCCTTCGGCTACTCCGCCGCCGAGCCGTTGCTGCGGGACATCGACCTTGATGTCAGCCCCGGGCAGTGCGTGGCCATCCTCGGCGCCACCGGCGCGGGCAAGAGCACGCTCATGAGCCTCATTCCCCGCTTTTACGACCCGACGTCCGGGCGCGTGCTGATCGGCGGAACGGATGTGCGCCAGCTGCGCCTCGACGACCTGCGGCGCAACATCGGCATCGTTTTCCAGGAAAGTTTCCTCTTTTCGAATACGGTGGCGGCGAACATCGCCTTCGGCCACCCCGAGGCATCGCAGGCGCAGATCGAGCATGCGGCGCGCATCGCCGCCGCCCACGAATTCATCGTCCAACTACCGCAGGGTTACGACACCGTGCTCGGCGAAAGCGGCAACACCCTCTCCGGCGGGCAACGCCAACGCCTCGCCATCGCCCGCGCCGTGCTGCTCGAACCGGCTATCCTGCTGCTCGACGACCCCACCGCCGCCATCGACAGCGAGACCGAGCAGGAAATCTTATCCGCTTTGGAAACCGCCATGGCCGGCCGCACCACCTTCATTGTGGCGCACCGCCTGAGCACACTGCGGCGCGCCGACTTCATCATCGTTCTGGAAGACGGGCGCATCGTGCAACGCGGCACGCATGCCGAACTCATGCGCCAGGCGGGCCCGTACCTGCGCGTTGCCCAGCTTCAATTGGTCGACGGCACCGAGCGCGACACGTTGCTGCGCGAACGGGAGGTGTTGCCATGA
- a CDS encoding DNA topoisomerase 3 — protein MKVVLAEKPSVARDIAKHLGASKRANGWLEGNGWAVTWAFGHLVELQEPEDYNPDWKPWRLSQLPIIPEKFRLRPRGDAGAVQQLDTVKKLFIDAEEIVCATDAGREGELIFRYILEWSGCEQKPVRRLWISSLTNEAIEKGFAKLQPGADFDRLYHAARCRSEADWIVGLNATRFFTVEYGRRNLLLSLGRVQTPILAMIVGRDLEVERFVAEVFWEVHTVCRGAGFKHTTGKFAVQADAEAVVARTTGQDLVVTSVAKKNTLAHPPSLYDLTTLQRDMNKRHGFTADQTLKLAQSLYEKKLLTYPRTDSSYLSTDIQPTIGPLLEKLRPLKPTEIGKLDLGALPFTKRIIDDKKVSDHHAIIPTPVLGADLEGDEAKLYDAVLTRLIAAFYPPCVRAVTVVDAESAGEPFRARGVVLIDAGWAALYGGDLSDDKEKDTEPAQKLPDFQEGERNPHEPKTAQLKTSAPKRFNEASLLQLMETAGKIVTDETLKEALKEKGVGTPATRASIIEVLITRQYVERRKKNLVSTDSGRALISLVKDERLKSPELTGDWEHRLKRIERGDYEPGVFMQEVAAYTREILQGKAEATIDLANLGPCPTCQAPVMRGRTGYGCSKWKDGCKFVLPGVLWGLTLSPVLAREILIHKRSLTPQPIEVDGVALFAFLRFDKKGQPAYDVAEAAKKATEGDESLGACPVCAGDVVVGKKAYGCSNWRNGCRFVVWKVIAQKEITPDIVQQLLTAQVTGPLTGFTSKAGKPFEAKLKVIAGEVKFDFGK, from the coding sequence GTGAAAGTCGTCCTTGCCGAAAAACCCTCCGTCGCTCGCGACATCGCCAAACACCTCGGCGCGTCCAAGCGCGCCAATGGCTGGCTGGAGGGCAACGGCTGGGCTGTCACGTGGGCGTTCGGCCACCTCGTCGAATTGCAGGAGCCCGAGGACTACAACCCCGATTGGAAGCCGTGGCGGTTGTCCCAATTGCCCATCATTCCGGAAAAATTCCGCCTGCGTCCGCGTGGCGATGCGGGCGCAGTCCAACAACTCGATACAGTTAAAAAGCTCTTCATCGACGCCGAGGAAATCGTCTGCGCAACCGACGCCGGCCGTGAGGGTGAACTCATTTTTCGCTACATTCTGGAGTGGTCGGGCTGTGAGCAAAAGCCCGTCCGCCGCCTTTGGATTAGCTCGCTCACCAACGAGGCCATCGAGAAGGGTTTCGCCAAACTGCAGCCCGGCGCCGATTTCGACCGGCTCTACCACGCGGCGCGTTGCCGCAGCGAGGCCGACTGGATCGTGGGGCTCAACGCCACGCGCTTCTTCACCGTCGAATACGGCCGCCGCAACCTGCTCCTGAGCCTGGGCCGCGTGCAGACGCCCATTCTCGCGATGATCGTCGGGCGTGATTTGGAGGTGGAGCGCTTCGTCGCCGAGGTATTTTGGGAGGTTCATACCGTCTGCCGCGGGGCCGGTTTTAAACACACAACAGGGAAATTCGCCGTGCAGGCCGACGCCGAGGCCGTCGTCGCGCGCACCACCGGCCAAGATCTCGTCGTCACCAGCGTCGCCAAAAAGAACACCCTCGCGCACCCGCCCTCGCTCTACGATTTGACGACACTCCAGCGCGACATGAACAAGCGCCACGGTTTCACCGCCGACCAGACGCTCAAGCTCGCGCAAAGCCTCTACGAAAAAAAGCTCCTCACTTACCCGCGTACCGACAGCAGTTACCTGAGCACCGATATCCAGCCGACGATCGGCCCGTTGCTTGAAAAACTGCGCCCGCTTAAACCGACCGAGATTGGCAAGCTCGACCTCGGCGCGCTGCCATTTACCAAGCGCATCATCGACGACAAAAAGGTGTCCGATCACCACGCCATCATCCCCACGCCGGTGCTCGGCGCCGACCTGGAGGGCGATGAGGCGAAGCTCTACGACGCGGTCCTGACGCGACTCATCGCGGCGTTTTATCCGCCCTGCGTGCGTGCGGTGACGGTGGTCGACGCGGAGTCGGCCGGTGAGCCGTTTCGCGCCCGTGGCGTGGTGCTCATCGACGCGGGTTGGGCGGCGCTCTATGGCGGCGACCTCTCCGACGACAAAGAAAAGGACACCGAGCCGGCGCAAAAACTCCCCGATTTTCAAGAAGGTGAGCGCAACCCGCACGAGCCGAAAACCGCACAGTTAAAAACCTCCGCGCCCAAGCGTTTCAACGAGGCAAGCCTGCTCCAGTTAATGGAGACGGCGGGCAAAATCGTGACCGATGAAACCCTCAAGGAGGCGCTCAAGGAAAAGGGCGTCGGCACGCCCGCCACACGCGCCTCGATCATCGAGGTGCTGATCACGCGTCAGTACGTCGAGCGGCGCAAAAAGAACCTCGTCAGCACCGACTCGGGGCGCGCGCTCATTTCGCTCGTGAAAGATGAGCGGCTCAAGTCGCCGGAGCTGACCGGCGATTGGGAGCACCGCCTCAAGCGCATCGAGCGCGGCGACTACGAGCCGGGGGTGTTTATGCAGGAGGTCGCCGCGTACACCCGCGAAATTTTGCAGGGCAAGGCGGAGGCCACCATCGATCTGGCCAATCTGGGGCCGTGTCCGACGTGCCAGGCGCCGGTCATGCGCGGGCGCACCGGCTACGGCTGTTCGAAGTGGAAGGACGGCTGCAAGTTTGTCCTGCCGGGCGTGCTGTGGGGGTTAACGCTCTCGCCGGTGTTGGCGCGCGAAATCCTGATTCACAAACGTAGCCTGACGCCGCAACCCATCGAGGTGGACGGCGTGGCACTTTTTGCATTTCTGCGTTTCGACAAAAAGGGCCAGCCGGCTTACGACGTGGCAGAGGCGGCGAAAAAGGCGACCGAGGGCGACGAGTCGCTCGGTGCGTGCCCGGTGTGCGCGGGCGACGTGGTGGTGGGCAAAAAAGCCTATGGTTGCTCCAACTGGCGCAACGGTTGCCGCTTCGTGGTGTGGAAGGTGATCGCCCAAAAAGAGATCACCCCGGACATCGTGCAGCAGTTGCTCACGGCGCAGGTCACCGGACCGCTGACGGGGTTTACCTCGAAGGCCGGCAAGCCCTTTGAGGCCAAGCTCAAGGTGATCGCCGGCGAGGTGAAGTTCGATTTCGGAAAGTAG
- a CDS encoding DUF3892 domain-containing protein: protein MAKPHRRRAVTTLTRAYSHDPLERIDSIGGINSDRTRWHMTQAAAITAIETNTDEFFILADGAPVKIVVLVHRQQKYLKSEREATHPDDLLLQLAR from the coding sequence ATGGCCAAACCACACCGCCGCCGCGCCGTCACTACCCTCACCCGGGCCTACAGCCACGACCCCCTCGAACGCATCGACTCGATCGGCGGCATCAACTCCGACCGCACCCGCTGGCACATGACGCAAGCCGCCGCCATCACCGCCATTGAAACGAACACCGACGAATTCTTCATTCTCGCCGACGGTGCTCCGGTTAAAATCGTGGTGCTCGTCCACCGCCAACAAAAGTACCTGAAGAGCGAGCGCGAGGCCACCCACCCCGACGACCTGCTGCTCCAGCTGGCTCGCTGA
- a CDS encoding adenylosuccinate lyase yields the protein MSIPNVLAERYASPLIKDIWSPTGRITIERDYWIAVMKAQRDLGLPIPAAAIADYEKVKTKIDLADIDARERITLHDVKARIEAFNALAGRESIHLGLTSRDLTENVEQLQIARSLEVVRMKTAAALLKLAQRAKQYRTLMLTGRTHNVPAQPTTLGKRFAMSGQELLAAYTGLDEITTRYPVRGLKGAVGTQLDQLTLFNDPKKVASLEASILKHLGFKVSLFAVGQVYPRSLDFEVVAALHQLGASAASFATTLRLMAGQGLLTEGFQKGQVGSSAMPHKVNARNCERICGFSTILSGYVTMTGALAGHQWNEGDVSCSVVRRVALPDAFYAIDGLLETLLAVLNQMDVFEAAIGAENQRQLPFLATTTILMEAVKAGVGRETAHLAIKENALAAAKAIRTGEGQSDLVRLLAADARLGLTEKALRAILADAKRFVGAAPQQVDTFVKTTAPLAKKIKGASTYEPGKLL from the coding sequence ATGTCCATTCCCAACGTCCTCGCCGAACGCTACGCCTCGCCGCTCATTAAAGACATCTGGTCGCCTACCGGCCGTATCACCATCGAGCGCGACTACTGGATCGCCGTCATGAAGGCCCAGCGCGACCTCGGCCTGCCCATCCCCGCCGCCGCCATCGCCGACTACGAAAAGGTCAAAACCAAGATCGACCTAGCCGACATCGACGCCCGCGAACGCATTACCCTCCACGACGTGAAGGCCCGTATCGAGGCGTTCAACGCCCTCGCCGGCCGCGAATCGATCCACCTCGGCCTGACCTCCCGCGACCTCACCGAAAACGTCGAGCAGCTCCAAATCGCCCGCTCCCTCGAAGTGGTGCGTATGAAAACCGCCGCCGCGCTGCTCAAGCTCGCCCAGCGCGCCAAGCAGTACCGCACGCTCATGCTCACCGGCCGCACCCACAACGTGCCCGCCCAGCCCACCACCTTGGGCAAACGTTTCGCCATGTCCGGCCAGGAGTTGCTCGCCGCCTACACCGGTCTCGACGAAATCACCACGCGTTACCCGGTGCGCGGGCTCAAGGGCGCGGTCGGCACCCAGCTCGACCAACTCACCCTGTTTAACGACCCCAAGAAGGTCGCCTCGCTGGAAGCCAGCATCCTCAAGCACCTCGGCTTTAAGGTGTCGCTGTTCGCCGTCGGCCAGGTTTACCCGCGCTCGCTCGACTTCGAAGTCGTCGCCGCCCTCCACCAGCTCGGCGCCTCCGCCGCGAGTTTTGCCACCACCCTGCGCTTGATGGCCGGCCAGGGTCTGCTCACCGAGGGCTTCCAAAAGGGCCAGGTCGGCTCCTCGGCGATGCCGCACAAGGTCAACGCGCGCAACTGCGAGCGCATTTGTGGCTTTTCGACGATTCTCTCCGGCTACGTGACCATGACCGGTGCCTTGGCCGGCCACCAGTGGAACGAGGGCGATGTGTCCTGTTCGGTGGTGCGCCGCGTGGCGTTGCCCGATGCATTTTATGCCATCGACGGCCTGCTGGAAACCCTCCTCGCCGTGCTCAACCAGATGGACGTGTTCGAGGCCGCTATCGGCGCCGAAAACCAGCGCCAGCTGCCCTTCCTCGCCACCACCACGATTTTGATGGAAGCGGTCAAAGCCGGCGTAGGCCGCGAGACCGCCCACTTGGCGATCAAGGAAAACGCGCTCGCCGCCGCCAAAGCGATCCGCACCGGCGAAGGCCAAAGTGACTTGGTGCGCTTACTCGCCGCCGATGCCCGCCTCGGGCTCACCGAGAAGGCACTGCGCGCGATTTTGGCCGACGCCAAACGCTTCGTCGGCGCGGCCCCGCAGCAGGTGGACACGTTTGTCAAAACCACCGCCCCGCTGGCCAAAAAGATCAAAGGCGCTTCGACCTACGAGCCAGGCAAGCTGCTCTGA
- a CDS encoding glutathione S-transferase N-terminal domain-containing protein — MTTATLPILYVKPGCPWCTEVVEFLTSHGIAYRERNVITDITARADMVKKSGQPKVPTLDWHGKILADFGVAELVPFLHAQGVELEES; from the coding sequence ATGACCACCGCCACTCTCCCCATCCTTTATGTAAAACCCGGCTGCCCTTGGTGCACGGAGGTGGTCGAATTTTTGACCAGCCACGGCATCGCCTATCGGGAGCGCAACGTCATCACCGACATCACCGCTCGCGCCGACATGGTCAAAAAATCCGGCCAGCCCAAGGTGCCCACGCTGGACTGGCACGGGAAGATTCTGGCCGATTTCGGCGTGGCCGAGCTGGTCCCCTTCCTCCACGCCCAGGGGGTGGAGTTGGAGGAGAGCTGA
- a CDS encoding flagellin yields MSVVLNTNQSATTASNNLANSSNRLQKSLNRLSSGSRIVNPADDAGGLAVSMKLGATAKRQGAVNSNIGNAVSLLQTQDGALKVAGKILDRISELRTLNDDVTKSTGDKANYNTEFVALKSQLTAITSESFNGVSMFGSSTSTVYATEDASTSSQIVLGARDLSSSSAGVGAVTAATSLSGISAIATVTSAIENVATMRATNGAEQSRLGFASELLTTNKANLEAATSRIIDVDVAWESTQLAMWNTLVSAGTSMLSQANQSSQTALRLLQ; encoded by the coding sequence ATGTCAGTCGTACTTAACACCAATCAGTCTGCCACCACTGCCTCCAATAATTTGGCCAACTCCAGCAACCGGCTTCAAAAGAGCCTGAATCGGCTGTCCAGCGGCTCGCGCATCGTTAACCCCGCCGATGATGCCGGTGGTTTGGCGGTATCGATGAAGCTCGGCGCCACGGCTAAACGCCAGGGCGCGGTAAATAGTAACATCGGTAACGCGGTCTCGTTGCTCCAAACTCAGGACGGTGCGCTTAAGGTAGCGGGTAAGATTCTCGATCGTATCAGCGAACTGCGCACGCTCAACGACGACGTCACCAAGAGCACCGGCGACAAGGCCAACTACAACACCGAGTTCGTTGCGTTGAAGAGCCAGTTAACGGCCATCACCTCGGAGAGCTTCAACGGGGTTTCGATGTTCGGCTCCAGCACTTCAACGGTCTATGCGACCGAGGATGCCTCCACCAGTAGCCAAATCGTCCTTGGCGCTCGCGATCTCAGCAGTAGCAGCGCGGGTGTCGGCGCGGTCACGGCCGCCACCTCCCTGAGCGGAATCAGTGCGATCGCCACCGTGACCTCGGCGATTGAAAACGTGGCGACCATGCGCGCCACCAACGGCGCCGAACAAAGCCGATTGGGCTTTGCCTCGGAACTGTTGACCACCAACAAGGCGAACCTCGAAGCCGCCACCAGTCGAATCATCGACGTGGACGTGGCCTGGGAATCCACGCAGTTGGCCATGTGGAATACGTTGGTCTCGGCAGGCACCTCGATGCTTTCGCAGGCCAATCAAAGTTCTCAGACCGCGCTGCGATTGCTCCAATAA
- a CDS encoding ABC transporter ATP-binding protein, with the protein MNSTPGGHRPLTLVQRGKRDEGDDEAPMKPLDWGIVRRLLGYTRPFSRKRNALIALTLIRATQLPALSWVTALTIAGPISNRESSPLFGWIAGYAVLAVLTDGLFHFRQRYALEIGEAVVGRMRVDLFDHVSRMPMSFFHRVKLGRILSRVTSDVGSIRAGIEQVFFVGIVQLGQMLFAAAVMAFTDWRLFLVVLGLAPVLWALNNHFRVRLSRDTRAQQESFSRVTATLAESINGIRVTQGFVRQETNAGLFRRLLDDHSRYSMGTARSSAILLPLLELNSQFFVATLLMLGGWQVLEGHMELGVLITFFLFANQFFAPIQVLGNLYNQGLVAMAGAERVFHLLDTQPDWQDVPDAVDLPDPRATGTTAGARVEFNGVSFGYDPSKPVLHDVSFTADPGQMIALVGHTGSGKSSIINLVAKFYLPTTGEVRVDGQEIRALTGHSLHRQLGMVTQNNFLFAGSVLDNIRYSRPEATEADVRAAVARLGCTDPFDALPQGLQTVVGERGSGISSGQRQLVCFARALLADPRLLILDEATSAIDALTEARLQHALATLLTGRTSFVVAHRLSTIRQANLVLVLDHGRIIERGTHDELLSRGSHYASLYAQFVRAGDA; encoded by the coding sequence ATGAACTCCACCCCAGGCGGCCACCGCCCGCTGACACTGGTGCAACGCGGCAAGCGCGACGAGGGCGACGACGAAGCGCCGATGAAACCGCTCGACTGGGGCATCGTGCGCCGCTTGCTCGGCTACACCCGACCCTTCTCCCGCAAGCGCAACGCCTTGATCGCGCTCACGCTCATTCGAGCCACCCAGCTCCCCGCGCTCTCCTGGGTCACCGCGCTGACCATCGCCGGCCCCATCAGCAACCGCGAGAGCTCACCGCTGTTTGGCTGGATCGCCGGCTACGCGGTGCTCGCCGTGCTCACCGACGGGCTTTTCCACTTCCGCCAACGCTACGCCCTGGAAATCGGCGAGGCGGTGGTGGGCCGCATGCGCGTTGACCTCTTCGACCATGTCAGCCGCATGCCGATGAGCTTTTTTCATCGGGTCAAACTCGGGCGTATCCTGAGCCGTGTGACGAGCGACGTCGGCTCCATCCGCGCCGGTATCGAGCAGGTGTTTTTTGTCGGCATCGTGCAACTCGGCCAGATGCTCTTCGCGGCCGCCGTGATGGCGTTCACCGACTGGCGGCTCTTTTTGGTGGTGCTCGGCCTGGCTCCGGTGCTGTGGGCGCTGAATAACCATTTCCGCGTGCGCCTGAGCCGCGACACCCGTGCGCAGCAGGAAAGCTTCAGCCGCGTCACCGCCACCCTCGCCGAGTCGATCAACGGCATCCGCGTGACACAGGGCTTTGTGCGGCAGGAGACCAACGCGGGGCTATTCCGGCGCCTGCTCGACGACCACTCCCGTTACAGCATGGGCACGGCCCGCTCCTCAGCCATTTTGCTGCCGCTGCTGGAGCTCAACAGCCAGTTCTTTGTGGCCACGCTGCTCATGCTGGGCGGCTGGCAGGTGCTCGAGGGCCACATGGAGCTGGGCGTGCTCATCACCTTCTTTCTGTTCGCCAACCAGTTTTTCGCCCCAATCCAGGTACTGGGTAATCTCTACAACCAAGGGCTTGTTGCCATGGCGGGAGCGGAGCGCGTGTTCCACCTGCTCGACACCCAGCCCGACTGGCAGGACGTACCCGACGCCGTCGACCTGCCCGACCCGCGTGCCACCGGAACGACCGCTGGGGCCCGCGTGGAATTCAACGGCGTTTCCTTTGGCTACGACCCCAGCAAACCGGTTTTGCACGACGTGAGCTTCACCGCCGATCCCGGCCAAATGATCGCGCTGGTCGGCCATACCGGCAGTGGCAAAAGCTCGATTATTAACCTGGTCGCCAAGTTTTACCTACCGACGACGGGCGAGGTGCGGGTGGACGGCCAAGAAATCCGCGCGCTCACGGGACACTCGCTGCACCGGCAGCTGGGCATGGTGACGCAGAACAATTTCCTCTTCGCCGGCAGCGTGCTCGACAACATCCGCTACAGCCGCCCCGAGGCGACCGAGGCCGACGTGCGGGCGGCGGTTGCGCGGCTGGGTTGCACGGACCCGTTCGACGCGCTGCCCCAGGGATTGCAGACCGTGGTGGGCGAACGCGGCAGCGGCATTTCCTCCGGCCAACGCCAACTGGTGTGCTTCGCACGGGCGCTTTTGGCCGACCCGCGCCTGCTTATCCTCGACGAGGCGACCAGTGCCATCGATGCGCTCACCGAGGCCCGCTTGCAGCACGCGCTCGCCACGCTGCTGACGGGCCGCACGAGCTTTGTGGTCGCGCACCGGCTCAGCACCATCAGGCAGGCAAACCTCGTGCTGGTGCTCGACCATGGGCGTATCATTGAACGCGGTACGCACGACGAACTCCTGTCGCGAGGAAGCCACTACGCCTCGCTTTACGCCCAATTCGTACGTGCCGGCGACGCTTGA
- a CDS encoding paraquat-inducible protein A, with protein sequence MTPDPTLTPSRRGLIFALLAVSLVCNIGSLLTPFMDLRVGPFSDPYSLTRSVQMMWSQGLYVLAVLVVGFSVFFPFAKLGVLTWVASGRILDARRRRWLGVVEKLGKWSMLDVFLVCLILTLTSGQIIVGAKPLIGIPLFVSAILLSMLCGELLTAALRHEVPVQPHRPSAHAGVYLLLQGVALLGTLTLPILRIHDWKLTDHAYSVLTVVPTLWAKNSPVSAVVVAAFLIVAPLVGWLATLRHWLQRRAGRSAERSHALAHLLQRWSMLDVFGLALAIFLVEGDYLMRTEVRWGALCLLAMVALQKAFQLALARALPEE encoded by the coding sequence ATGACCCCAGATCCTACGCTTACACCCTCCCGCCGTGGTCTGATTTTCGCCCTGCTGGCGGTCTCGCTCGTCTGCAACATCGGCTCCCTGCTCACCCCGTTCATGGATTTACGCGTCGGCCCGTTTTCGGATCCGTATTCGCTCACCCGCTCCGTGCAAATGATGTGGTCACAGGGCCTCTACGTGCTGGCCGTGTTGGTGGTGGGCTTCTCAGTTTTCTTCCCCTTCGCCAAACTCGGCGTGCTGACCTGGGTCGCCAGCGGGCGGATACTCGACGCGCGCCGCCGCCGCTGGCTCGGGGTGGTCGAAAAATTGGGCAAATGGTCGATGCTCGACGTGTTTCTCGTCTGCCTGATCCTCACCCTGACCTCGGGCCAAATCATCGTCGGGGCAAAACCCCTGATCGGCATCCCGCTGTTCGTAAGCGCGATTTTGCTGAGCATGCTGTGTGGTGAACTGCTCACCGCCGCCCTCCGCCACGAAGTCCCGGTGCAGCCGCACCGGCCGTCGGCCCACGCCGGAGTTTACCTGCTGCTGCAAGGCGTCGCGCTGCTCGGCACGCTGACCCTGCCAATCCTGCGGATCCACGACTGGAAACTGACCGACCACGCCTACAGCGTGCTCACGGTGGTGCCGACCCTGTGGGCCAAAAACTCGCCGGTTTCCGCCGTGGTGGTGGCCGCCTTTCTCATCGTTGCGCCGCTGGTGGGCTGGCTGGCCACGCTGCGCCACTGGTTGCAACGGCGTGCGGGCCGGTCGGCCGAACGCAGCCACGCGTTGGCGCACCTGTTGCAACGCTGGAGCATGCTCGACGTATTCGGCCTGGCGCTGGCCATTTTTTTGGTGGAAGGCGACTACCTGATGCGCACGGAAGTGCGCTGGGGCGCTTTGTGCCTGCTGGCGATGGTGGCGCTGCAAAAAGCCTTCCAACTGGCCCTCGCCCGCGCGCTGCCCGAGGAGTGA
- a CDS encoding DNA polymerase III subunit delta — MPAATPPFVFVCGADDYLVNRLGKSRYEELTTDVTDEFAREILSGFANNVGEVETAINRFRESVQTVSMFGGKRVIWFKDVNFLADTVTGRAESTLKLVEDLKEILAKIDPEQVAVVLTAAPVDRRRAFPKWCEKTGDFTLVGGEGEGGADALAGVILAEARLLGVSFGEGAAQLLLAKVGANTRLLIEETRKLATYAQSDAATASGKPVVIEEKHVADLTANTAEGDFFEAAEAFFAGNLPWTMTALHHHFFTGGDARPIISALQNRNRILIQVRALVDAGEVRVGPRGLDGLPKAIPTYGKHFVGAPEKSSFNLFSQNAWYVGKLAGSAKLPSLRRLIDNQQEFIRAFEEIVQRPNEQNEVLREMAVRCLSAA, encoded by the coding sequence ATGCCCGCCGCCACCCCTCCGTTTGTCTTCGTCTGCGGTGCCGATGACTACCTCGTCAATCGCTTGGGAAAATCGCGCTACGAGGAGCTGACCACGGACGTCACCGACGAGTTCGCCCGCGAAATCCTCAGCGGGTTTGCCAACAACGTCGGCGAGGTGGAAACCGCCATCAACCGCTTCCGCGAGAGCGTGCAAACCGTCTCCATGTTCGGCGGCAAACGGGTCATCTGGTTCAAGGACGTCAACTTTTTGGCCGACACCGTCACCGGCCGCGCCGAGAGCACCCTCAAGCTGGTCGAGGACCTCAAGGAAATCCTTGCCAAAATCGACCCCGAGCAGGTCGCCGTGGTGTTAACCGCCGCCCCGGTCGACCGCCGCCGCGCGTTCCCCAAGTGGTGCGAAAAAACCGGTGACTTCACCCTGGTGGGCGGCGAGGGCGAAGGCGGCGCCGATGCGCTCGCCGGGGTCATCCTCGCTGAGGCGCGCCTGCTGGGCGTCTCCTTCGGTGAGGGTGCTGCGCAACTGCTCCTAGCCAAGGTCGGCGCCAACACGCGCCTGCTCATCGAGGAGACGCGCAAGCTGGCGACCTACGCCCAAAGCGACGCTGCCACGGCCAGCGGCAAGCCGGTTGTCATCGAGGAAAAACACGTCGCCGACCTCACTGCCAACACCGCCGAGGGCGATTTCTTCGAGGCGGCCGAGGCGTTTTTCGCCGGCAACCTGCCGTGGACGATGACCGCGCTGCACCACCACTTTTTCACCGGCGGCGACGCCCGCCCGATCATCAGCGCGCTGCAAAACCGCAACCGCATCCTCATCCAAGTGCGCGCCCTGGTGGACGCCGGCGAAGTGCGCGTGGGCCCGCGCGGGCTCGACGGGTTACCCAAGGCGATACCAACCTACGGCAAGCATTTCGTGGGCGCGCCGGAGAAGAGCTCGTTTAACCTGTTTAGCCAAAACGCCTGGTACGTGGGTAAACTCGCCGGCTCGGCCAAGCTGCCGAGCCTGCGCCGCTTGATCGACAATCAGCAGGAGTTCATCCGCGCGTTCGAGGAGATCGTGCAACGCCCCAACGAGCAAAACGAAGTGCTGCGCGAGATGGCGGTGCGGTGCCTGTCGGCCGCCTGA